The Anguilla rostrata isolate EN2019 chromosome 2, ASM1855537v3, whole genome shotgun sequence genome contains the following window.
GCATTTAGTTCCTATGATAAGCATTGGCACTCTTTGTTTAAATTACTTTGACAAATTACTGactcaaatattaaatatttggatTCTGAGTCTTTAGTTATATCTTTGGCAGAAAGATTTAACACTTCTTTGATATCTTTGGCACAACTGCTGAGAAAGTATTTGTCTTCTCGTGTAAATTTTTGATTTAGACAGTAGGGGGTTTATATGCAGCaataagaaaaaggaaaaaaagcctgGGCATTTGTGCTTGTCATCTCTCtcagtttgtatttgtatagATGGAGTTCCTCCTTGCTGTGTTTTACTGACTAATGTTTCAGCAAAGCATACCTTCATGAGGAGTGTGCGTCTCTGATATCTTATTATTTACACTCTGCTAGTCTCCACCTCTCTGACATTTATTTGGGTGTGCaccattttgtttatatatatattggagGTTGACCTACCTTCAGGTCCATGTTTAAAAGCCAAGTGAATCGACTCCTGTCAGAGCTGACTCCATCTGCCTGTATGATTATGCAGGTTGGTCCGTCTTCAGCTCTGCACAAGAGAAACCAAAACACTGcttcaacattttatttaaaaaaaaacctttacatGTGTGGTGTATTACTTTGTAGCCTTGCCAGCCTAATAATATAGAATGTGTTTTCTAATCCTAAATCTGTATTAGTTTGTTAAGAAGATTTTATCATTAATTAAAGCGGCTTTAATGCCAGCTGTAGAATCCATTAATTACCATGCATTCCATGTCATTACTTAGACATGTAGATTTGTTTTGCTCTTGCTGCTGGAATGACATCTGTTGGGGATGATAGCGGATCATACCTCACAAACCCTTTTTGGGGTTGGAAGGACTCCAGCTGTGTGGCCCCACCGGCTAAGTAGATGCAGGACTCGTGTTTGTAGCTGTGTCTGACGCTCAGGAAGTCCCGCTGGCCAATCAGATTACCTGCTGTCTCCGCAGAGACCTCGTGTGTAACCATGGTGTCTCTGCCAACATGCTTCAGCACCTGccgaaaaaaacaaagaacaaacatgGTCACTGTTTGAAAACAGTTTAGAAATCAGGAATGTCATGACTTGGGACAGATTTGAATTGGTAATTTACAGTACGGattacaaatacataaataggcAAACGTGCTTAACAGCAGGAATGATAATCAAACGGAACTCGATGGAACATTCGTATGATGTGAACAGAGCCTCAAACAGGAAGAACTATGAGCCACAAGGACACTGGAGGACATGGCAAGGAAGTTCTGCTTCTGTCTAATAGCAAATGAGTCAATGTTTTGTCCAAAATAACTCCTAGAAATAGCTGTCATTTCTGAAAGTGCCCTCCGGAGAATGCAAAGACGGTCACAGGTAagtattaaaatgaagaaaaacttaCTTTAATTTGCTTGATGTTTGGATTCCACTGATTCATCTCTTCAACTTTCACAAACAGGTGATCGTACAGCTCTTCTGGGGAGGCGTCTAAGACAGCTTCCAGCCTGAAGACTTTCCGAGCTCCAGGAAGAACCTTACTGTAGATCACATCCCCATTTTCCTGAGAGATAACATTTCAAGTGGAATCAGACCTAGTTCCAGATTTCCAAAACTTGTACTCAGGatcaaaataaatcacattctGTTATCCCACATCTTAAAATTTGTGATAAATTCAACTGGAAtgattttcttttgctttttcaaaagaTGATTCTGATCCAAAGATCTAAATGAATGCAGATGACTAAATCTGGAtctgcaatatttaaaaaaaaacatctgttgtGAATGGGCAGCTACAGTTAACTTCCTTTTCCACTTCAATTAGGATTAGGAAAAAAACTAATCCAATCAGGAAAAAAGGTAATCCAATTGCTGATACTGCAGTCATTCAGTGTGGCATCCATGTAAAAGGAACTTCAAAactcataaaaacaaaaccatttgaAATTGATATATTATGTCAAAATGTTCTTAATTTTTATCTTTGCattctgaaaaatgtgaaagcCTCACTAAATCATAATTAATGGTCTGAGTGGATTATCAAAACAGAATCTTGATATGAAAGATTTTCAAGATCATATGAAAATGGATGACTGGACTGATGCTGATTACTGTCCTCATTAAAACAGAGGAAAGGATGaattagtaaaataaaaacatgcattattaCAAATATCAACGTCCATTCTACCTGTGATGTTTCCCTTTTCCATCCAGCCTGGTCCTGCACAATCTCCAGGGCCTTCTGCAGTGCTTCCTGCCCTTGCTTCAGGTAAgccatctcctcctccctcaggcCGACCGGTCTGCTCGTTCTCTCGTCTTTCATCCTCAGCGCTGTAATTAAACGGTGAGTGCATGAAGCCTTTTCTGGCATGCTTATGTAAAAATACATCGGGGTGAGTCAGGTCAGGCAGCTGAGCACGGTTATGCTGTTAAAGTGTTGGACTCACCTCCATGGTTCACATTTCCAGGCCACTTCAGTTGACTTGCCCAGTCCGGGAGGAAGATGTGACCGCCTTTCTTCATGTGAGCTATCTCTTGGCCTATGGCTGCCATGGCTGTTCTTTTCAAACCTATACAACGAAGGGGAAAACAACAAAGGGGAAAATATACTTCTTAAAAATGACCTCCTATCTATACCAAATCAATGCTACATACATGCAGGagttatttcattaaaaatggttTGCCTACTCTTTTTAAACTAACATCTTTGagaatgattttcttttcttggatGCAGAAATTTGCCTCTAgaatgattttcttttcctgGATGCAGAAATCTTTAAGTGCCTCTATGATGATTGTATAGACGTCCCGTACCTGCCATGCTTCGTGCATGTGGGTATGATATCGCACAGCAAAGCTTCACCACTGCAGGCAGCATGATGTCCGTCAGAGATGCTAGCCTGGGAGAGCAAATGGCTTTATAGCATGGCTGAAGGACAGGCGGGAGAGATAAGCAGCAGGTTATACGATAGGATTGCAGGGAACACCCCCTTCAAGGTCACGCGTGGATAGTGCCAAGGAGCATGTGAAAGATGGACAGAGAAAAGGTGAAAGTTAAGGAGAGAGTGAAAGTTTATCAGTTATTTTACCCATCAAGTCTTCTGTTTGGAAGCGTGCTGAGAACCGTTGTGCAAGCTCAGCGATTTGAAAGCATCGTTCATGGTTCTGCTCTCTGCACCCTGCGAACCACAGGCATCAGGACTTCAAATCctctgaagcaaaaaaatgatttagttCAAGCAGCTGCATGTATAAGCATTGCCAGTTGCTTCATTGTAGCAAATAATTTCCTACAGGTGCACCAACTGAATACTGTTTTAAACAGGCAGCGGAAAGTTTAGGTTTCAAAGCTATGCAGATTAAATGAATAGTTGTAGATTGTTGAAAgcagtaattattttatatctgtgtatgtgtgtgtatatttttctcAGGACATTTGTAAATTCATCATGATTATCTTGATTTATCTGGTTATCTTTTTGGAGGTACAATGTGCAGACTCtcctccattacattacaggcatttagcagacattcttatcccaaacgacttacacaacttttacacagcattcacactgcctccatttacacagctggatatatactgaagcagtgcaggttaagtatcttgttcaaaggtacaatggcaggGTTCTGCATGCATTGCCACCCCTACCATACaaacatgtgtgtatgtgcagagcCTGAACCCTGTGGGAAGCAGCAGGCTGTACCCCCAGCGGCCATGTTGCTCTTCCCAAACAAAAGCCCGGAGACAGCAGGCTGATCCTCACCCTGCCAATTCCAGCGGCGGGATCGGCCTTCACAATCCAGGCTCCGAGGCCAAGGGTAGCCTGAATGGGCCAGTGACAGAGTCCCTTCTGACAGTGGCGCTGGCCAATAGTAATTATAATACgcagataataaaataatactccgatagtaataataaaataccaaaagtaataataatactccgagagtaataataatataccaatagtaataataataatacatcgatattaataataatactgcgatagtaataataatacacagatagtaataataatatatcaacagtaataataatacacagatagtaataataatactctgATAGTATTAATAATACAgcaatagtaatagtaatacacagatagtaataataatatgcacatagtaataacaatatgcagatagtaataataatatatcaatagcaataataatacgccaatagtaataataatataccaataaataataatatgtagATAGTAATTATAATACAcagatagtaataataatatatcaatagtaataataatactccGATAGTATAATAATATATCAACAGTAATAATTATACAcagatagtaataataatactctgATAGTATTAATAATACAGcgatagtaataataatacacagatagtaataataatatgcagatagtaataataatatatcaatagtaataataatatatcaatagtaataataatacacagatcgtaataataatatatcaatagtaataataatacacagatAGTATTAATAATACAGcgatagtaataataatacacagatagtaataataatatgcacatagtaataacaatatgcagatagtaataataatatatcaatagcaataataatacgccaatagtaataataatacaccaatagtaataataatataccaatagtaataataatacccagatagtaataataataatactccgatagtaataataataccccgatagcaataataatacacagatagtaataataatatgcagatagtaataataatatgcagaTAGTAATACTTATATACCAATAGTAAAACATATAGCTGGATGAAAGCATAATAAAAACCAGAAAATAAGTTAGCCGAAAATTGGGCTGCCAAAAATTTGCCTCCACATGAAAACTGGGCTGCTGTGCAGCTCACTCAAGGAAAGTGGCGCTTGTGGCGCCTGATTGGGCACCACTGCCCTGGATCAAACCCGCCCGGTGCCCGCACTGACTGGGGCCAGCTGCCTGTGGGGGTGGCACTGTGGCACTTAATGACCTTCATCATCATAATTAAGGCTCAGCCCCTGACTCCTGCATTAGGGGGAAATGGTGTGGGGAGAGCATGCTGCTGTTTCCAGTGAAATGGCTACGAGCTGTACTGGCATTTAAAACACACTAACTGTACAAGTCCTCTCTGTGTATGAATCACATCACCAGAGGGAGGGATGACATTCTGCGCTTGTCTTGGAATAACTCCCACACCAGCATGTTCTGCAGTGCCCCACGACCGTTTACTCTGCGCCACTGCATAGCCTTAACTACGCCACTGCGTAGTTTTATAGCTTTAGTATTCAACTTTTTAAATGAGTTGAATACTAAAGCTAAAAGTTTGAATActaaactttttaaatgaaggagCACAAATCTCTACGATAACACAGAGGGCAGCAACgcctccacaaacacacaattgtCTTAGCATTTACCTGCAcactaacaaataaaaaagcaggcAGATAACAGATCTTTTCACTCTACTGGTTTTTACAGTATTAGTCACATACATCCTGGCCCTCCTGTCTGAAACTAAGGAGTTACTCACTGTTTTTCTGTATCCTCTGCTGCAGCAGATAATTGCTAACAGggtttgtattattattatttttttttactgtggatGCCACTTTGTTACACTGTCCTTAGTAAACCAGGAAACGCTTTCCAAGGAAAAGCTGGAAGTCAAAAGCCCAGAGTTGCTTTTCCACCCACCTGGCTGGAGATAAAGGCGCTAGTGGTACTATGTGGACAGTAGTGATGCTTGTTTCTTAGAAGAGAGGGAGCAGTCTGAAAAGGTtcattctttctctgtctcagcaggagcagagtaGAGGGGGACCTGGGATTCCAGAGGCTTCTGATGGATCTGCCATTTCGTGTGAACCATGCAAATTGACCGTGAAAAGACAACCGAATATTTCACCTTCTGTACAAAGGGCAGGTGTCTCGggaaaacagaatatttttacatgtgaaCAAAGGCTAGCATCAGAGCAGGGAATATACCTGTGCAGCCATCATAATAATGAACTTTAGCACTTATGAGGTATATAATGGTACCCCATGGCAAGTCTTGAAAATGACAGGGAATTTCAATAACAGCCTTGGGGGGTGTCTGGCAGAAAATTGGATTGCTCTGCAggaaacaatttaattattgttaaattaccgtataaataaatgctgaggGAAGAATCCGAAGAATGACTCTGGATCCGTGTTTGTGCAGAATGTAAAacagcaaatacatttacaacTCCGACAATGACTAACAATAAATACGGGAAAATACTACAGGTAGAAATTGATAGAAATAATTTGAACACGAACATCATTTAACATCAAGTTCAAGCTAGAGGGATATTGATATTCacattgatattgatattgatattttttgatCCAGGCTATCTAATGATGCACAGATAAAGGAAATTAACATCCAGTTCAGTAAGTCACTTCAGTTCATTATGCAGTTGCCACCAGCTGCATTGATTTGCTAACTAACACGTGTGTGCAGTATACTTTATATGCTTGAATAGTCTCAAACCGCCCATAACAGACATGTGAGGGTAGAGAAAGGGTGTGGTCaggatgcattttaaatgagagcAGGCAGGAGTGCTGTCCGCTGTGCTAACTCATCACCAGCCTGGTGTAGGACATGGCCGCACACTAAGCAGCCCTGGCGGGTTATGATCCATAATTCAGCCGCACCAGCACAGAATACAATATGTGCACTGCAGAACCCCAGATTGAATGCAAACCTACAGTATGCGGatgattttatgattttattcaGCCCATTCACTTGCATGCTCGCACCAAATTTTGAAATGGTACTTTTATTTATAGGTACTTTTTGTTaatgagatcatttttaaaaaatatacagttagctccataatatttgggacagaTATTTTCTagatttgactctgtactcctcAATTTTAGATTGTAATTCAGTTGGGCTTcagggtattttatacattttgagctcaccagtgctcactcttcttaatgatgttctgCACAGTTGATCTTGGTGAGTTTaaggctctttaaaaaaaacaattctcagCCGCGGGCTTCCTTTACTTTCATTGGTCTTCATGTAGATAAATGCcgataacagactccaaaggcaatcaaatggCTGAAATCAAAACTGGAGACTGAAAGCTCTCTTgaacctgcactaaggaagcaagtGAGTGCACCTAACTGATtattatggtgctctgaaatggggggtggggggtatttacacaaagtgctgtaatttctgcatggtggAACTGGTGAAGTGTCAAGAAATACCACGTAATAAATCtgggaatctgcactttaagcgggtgtgaattgtgtgattacagatctgaaattgtggagtacagagcctaatcaagaaaaaatgtgcctttgtccaaaacatcatggagctcactgtatatatctCTACCATGTCATTGCAAATGCCAATCTAACTACACTACACATTCTCAAATACAAATTGAAATACAAGCCAATATATAACAGAATATAGTGTTCAATATGTATATACGTGATCAGTTTTGTTCTAAATTAATAACCTCACTCAGTTACCACATTGTAATTCAAGTGAGTTTTAGTACCAGCataaatatgctgttttaatttaataaccTGAGTTGAGATTATAAATGAAACAGCTGCAAAGCACAGTATTCCAGGCACGTCAcgttaaaaggaaaacaaacacatttctccACATTTCTCCACATTTCTCCACATTTCTCCTGCCGCCAGCGCTGACTTTGCTGACAAGGTCTTAAGAGTGGTGTTGGGAGCAGCATGCCAGATACAAGCAATGCAGACTAATTAAGTCACATGGCGTACtgtggcaataataataataataataataataataataataataataatattcataatattcataacaacaacaacaacaacaataataataataataataataataagcaggGAGTGCAGAGGCTGAGAGGAGCTGAGGAGGTGGAGCTGTTTTGCCCCAGCATTAGACTGCAGTGTGATGATGAAGAGTCGCTTTCATTTCATAGTGAATTCTATATGTCCTTACGAATTCACCAAGAGCATGCTGGAACTGAGCCACTCCAGTAAACTGTGACCTCCCCAGATAGCGCAGCTCAGGAATCTCCCTGTGCAGCTGGCTGGGAGGTGAGGACtgcgctgggctgtgctgggctgtgctgggccgCTGCCAGCGAATACCTCTCCCGCTATCAGCGCGGAGCGAGCAGGTGTCCTTGTGTGGGGGCTGATGACGCGAGAGCTGAACTTCACCCGCTGCCCGTGTGTCTCTGTGGCTGCGCGGACACAGTCGCTTTCATTAGCGGCCAGGACACCTGCGTGCCCCGCGCTCTCTCccacgcgctctctctcccagagcCCGCTCTGAGGGTCCAGGGAGAACACGTCCACAGCGAGTGTGCCTCTCATATACCGCATTCATTAATAAGGGAAAAGGTAGCGATGCAACATTTATgctattattaaattaaatcacataaaatatatatttgatatgAAGGTTGGGTGAGGGGTTGTAGTACGCAATACTGCTTGTGtgcagtattcagagtgctgaacagtttttcaagggcattgactgttggaactgcAGGTCTGATCCTGGCAGGTCTTATAAAGCATGAATGCATAAGTGCACATTAGTACaaccatcttttttttcctttttcatcttttcaCTGAATCATCAATGTCTACCTGAGGAAGAGCCGCTCTCCTGCACGAGCATCATGGTCGTTGAATGTGCGCTTTCAACCAAAatttagagatt
Protein-coding sequences here:
- the star2 gene encoding steroidogenic acute regulatory protein, mitochondrial isoform X1, with the translated sequence MLPAVVKLCCAISYPHARSMAGLKRTAMAAIGQEIAHMKKGGHIFLPDWASQLKWPGNVNHGALRMKDERTSRPVGLREEEMAYLKQGQEALQKALEIVQDQAGWKRETSQENGDVIYSKVLPGARKVFRLEAVLDASPEELYDHLFVKVEEMNQWNPNIKQIKVLKHVGRDTMVTHEVSAETAGNLIGQRDFLSVRHSYKHESCIYLAGGATQLESFQPQKGFVRAEDGPTCIIIQADGVSSDRSRFTWLLNMDLKGWIPKSIVNQALPRAQTEFTWHLRRHLAEQSQSRRAQSRRNVLATRL
- the star2 gene encoding steroidogenic acute regulatory protein, mitochondrial isoform X2; the protein is MAAIGQEIAHMKKGGHIFLPDWASQLKWPGNVNHGALRMKDERTSRPVGLREEEMAYLKQGQEALQKALEIVQDQAGWKRETSQENGDVIYSKVLPGARKVFRLEAVLDASPEELYDHLFVKVEEMNQWNPNIKQIKVLKHVGRDTMVTHEVSAETAGNLIGQRDFLSVRHSYKHESCIYLAGGATQLESFQPQKGFVRAEDGPTCIIIQADGVSSDRSRFTWLLNMDLKGWIPKSIVNQALPRAQTEFTWHLRRHLAEQSQSRRAQSRRNVLATRL